Proteins co-encoded in one Nicotiana sylvestris chromosome 7, ASM39365v2, whole genome shotgun sequence genomic window:
- the LOC104212094 gene encoding UNC93-like protein 3, protein MATDEEAPLVVENPKNQNPIVNHERDIHILSCAFLLIFLAYGAAQNLESTINTEGNLGTTSLGILYLSFMFCSIFASLVVRKLGSKNALILGSTGYWLFVAANLMPNWYTMVPASLYLGFAASIIWVGQGTYLTSTARSHASDHILNEAVIIGKFNGEFWGMFASHQFVGNLITLALMRDGEGGSTSGTTTLFLVFIGTITLGAVLMCFLSKRTGKEETGLQDSSASFFFSVVTLFKSIITLLQDIRMLLVIPLIAYSGLQQAFVWAEFTKYIVVPTMGESGVGGAMAVYGVFDAICSLVAGHFTFGLSSISIIVSGGALVQAAVLAWILLSHSVTGGVLGILYPLLIAALWGIGDGVLNTQLSALLGILFRDDLEGAFAQLKLWQSFAIAIVFFLGPYISLQTMLVIMFAALCLSMSGFLFLTLKVEKAFSYRAV, encoded by the exons ATGGCTACTGACGAGGAAGCACCCCTTGTagttgaaaatcccaaaaatcaaaACCCAATTGTGAATCATGAAAGAGATATTCATATCCTGAGCTGTGCCTTTTTATTGATTTTCTTGGCTTATGGGGCTGCTCAGAATCTTGAAAGCACTATTAATACG GAAGGAAATTTAGGGACAACTTCACTGGGGATATTGTATTTGTCATTTATGTTCTGTTCAATATTTGCTTCATTGGTGGTTAGGAAGCTAGGATCAAAGAATGCTTTGATCCTTGGGAGTACTGGCTATTGGTTGTTTGTAGCTGCCAATTTGATGCCCAATtg GTATACCATGGTCCCAGCTTCTTTGTACCTGGGTTTTGCTGCTTCTATAATATGGGTTGGGCAG GGTACGTATCTTACTTCCACAGCGCGCAGTCATGCAAGTGATCATATCTTAAACGAAGCTGTTATAATTGGTAAATTCAATGGTGAATTCTGGGGAATGTTTGCAAGTCATCAG TTTGTCGGAAACCTTATCACTCTAGCTTTGATGAGAGATGGAGAA GGAGGAAGCACTAGTGGCACAACGACACTTTTCTTAGTTTTTATTGGTACCATAACTCTCGGTGCCGTTCTTATGTGCTTCTTAAGTAAGAGAACTGGTAAAGAGGAGACAGGACTACAAGACTCGTCTGCTAGTTTCTTTTTTTCTGTGGTAACTTTGTTCAAGTCTATCATTACCCTTCTACAAGACATAAGAATGCTCTTGGTCATCCCTCTTATTGCGTATTCAGGCTTACAGCAAGCATTCGTATG GGCTGAATTCACAAAGTACATTGTTGTGCCTACAATGGGTGAGAGTGGTGTTGGTGGTGCAATGGCTGTTTATGGGGTTTTTGATGCAATT TGTTCTCTAGTGGCTGGGCATTTTACCTTTGGTCTCTCATCTATCTCGATAATTGTCTCGGGTGGAGCTTTAGTTCAGGCTGCTGTATTGGCATGGATTCTACTGAGTCACAG TGTGACTGGTGGAGTTCTCGGCATACTATATCCGCTTCTCATTGCAGCCTTGTGGGGCATAGGTGATGGAGTCCTGAATACACAGCTAAGCGCATTGCTCGGGATACTCTTCAGGGATGATCTG GAAGGAGCATTTGCGCAGCTTAAGCTTTGGCAGAGCTTTGCAATCGCCATAGTCTTTTTCCTCGGCCCCTACATTTCATTGCAGACGATGCTAGTGATTATGTTCGCTGCCCTTTGCTTATCCATGTCTGGTTTTCTTTTCTTGACTCTCAAGGTAGAAAAAGCATTCTCATATCGAGCTGTCTAA